The stretch of DNA CCGCCCTCATGCTGAGTGCCTCACTGGCCCTCACTGCCTGCGGCGGCGGCGGCAACGCCGGCGCGGGGGCGAATGCCGGCGGCACCACGGTCACGGCACTCACGCTGGGAACCCTGCGTGACTTGACCTCGTGGGATCCGGCCCAGGCCCACGTGGGCCACGCGCTGCAGCCGTATCAGGCGGCCTACGATTCGCTGATTCTTCGCGAGCCTGACGGCAAGCTCAGCCCCATGCTTGCCACGGCATGGAAGTACAACGACGCCCGCACCAAGCTGACCGTGGACCTCCGGACGGACGTCACCTTCAGTGACGGGGCAAAGTTCGACGCCGAAGCCGCCAAGGCCAACCTGGACCACTTCAAGAAGGCCAACGGTCCGCAGATGGCGCAGCTCAGCACCGTTTCCGACGTCGCCGTGGTGGACGCGGACACCGTCGACATCAACTTGAGCGCACCGGAACCGGCGCTGGAGTTCTTCCTCAGCCAGGCGGCCGGCCTGATGGGCAGCCCCAAGGCGCTGGGCACAGACGCCATCAAGACGGAGCCTGTCGGCTCAGGTCCGTACGTCATGGACAAGGCGGCTTCGGTCAAGGATTCCCAGACCGTCTTCAATGCCCGCGAGGGGTACTGGAACAAGGACCTGCAGAAGTACAAGAAGCTGACGCTCAAGATCCTCCTGGACCCCACCGCACGCACGAACGCGCTGGTTTCCGGCCAGATCGACGCCACCCTCCTGGATCCCAAGAACGGCAAGCAGGCCGAGGGCGCCAAGATGAAGCTGGAGGCCAACCAGGTGGACTGGGCCGGCCTGCTCCTGCTGGACCGCGACGGTGCGAAGAACCCGGCGCTGGCCGACGTGAAGGTCCGCCAGGCCATCAACTACGCGTTCGACCGCAAGACCATCCTGGACCAGGTGATGCTGGGCCAGGGGACGCCGACGTCGCAGCCGTTCGGCAAGGACAGCGGGGCATGGTCCGAAGAGCTGGAGAACTACTACAGCTACGATCCGGAGAAGGCCAAGCAGCTGCTGAAGGAGTCGGGCTTCGAAGGCAAGGTCAGCATCGACGTTCCCACGCTTCCCGGCGCCGAAACCCTGATCTCCGTGCTCAAGCAGCAGCTCGCGGACGTCGGCATCACCCTGAACCCCGGTGCCGCCATCACCAACACCTTCACGGCGGACGTCGCGGCCCAAAAGTACAGCGCCATGTACTTCAACCTCTTCCAGGGCGAGCCCACGGTGGCCATCGACCAGATCGTTTCCACCAAGGCCCTGTACAACCCGTTCAAGACGACGACTCCTGAACTGGAAGACAAGATCAAGGCTGTTCGCACCGCTGGGGATGCCGCCGGCGAAGAAGCCAAGGAAGTCAATAAGTACGTAGTGGAGCAGGCCTGGTTCGCGCCGCTGTTCCGTGTGAACCAGATGTACTACCACAACGACAAAGTCAACGTGGTACCGCAGGCGCAGCAGGCCGTCCCCTCCATCTACAACTACTCGCCTGCCAAGTAGGACGCCATGATCAAGTTCATTGCCAAGAGGCTCGGCAGCGGGGTGATGGTGCTGTTCGTCGTCTCGGTGCTCACCTTCACCCTGCTGTACACAGCCAGTGGCAGCATTGCCCAGAACATCCTGGGCGACCAGGCCACACCTGAGCAGGTCGCCGCGAAGGAACACGAACTGGGCCTCGACCAGCCCCTGTTCGTCCGCTACTTCGCCTGGCTGGGCGATGCTGTCAGCGGGAACCTTGGAGCCTCGTGGTTCACCAACGAACCGGTGGCCAATTCCCTGGCCACCCGCATCCCGGTAACCATGACCATGGTTTTCGCGGCAATGATCCTGATCGCCATCTGCGCAGCACTCATTGGTGTGGCGGCCGCCGTCAAGCGCGGCTGGGTGGACAGGGTGGTCCAGGTAGGTGCGATCATTGGCGACTCCATTCCCGGGTTTGTCATTGGCGTCCTGCTGGTTACCTTCCTGGCCATCCAGCTGGGCATGTTCCCGGCCACCAGCACCATCTCTCCCGAGGTGGGGCCGGAAGCCTGGGTTGTGTCCATGACCCTCCCCGTCATCGCGCTGCTGATCAACGGGGTCACCGGCGGCGCCCAGCAGATCCGCAGCGCCGTCATCAAACAGCTTGAACGCGACTACGTCCGCACCCTCCGGAGCCGGGGGATCGGCGAGCAGGAGATCCTGTTCAAGCATGTGCTGCGCAGCGCGGCCCCTGCCGGACTCACCGTGCTGAGCCTGCAGCTGATCGGCATGCTCGGCGGCGTGGTCATCATCGAGCAGATCTTCGCTCTTCCCGGCATGGGCCCCCTGGCCGTCGCCGCCACCAACCAGACCGATCTTCCCGTCGTGATGGGCGTGGTGATGTACACCGTCGTGGTGGTCATCGTGGTGAACCTCCTGGTGGACATCCTCAACGGTTGGCTTAACCCGAAAGTGCGTGTGTCATGAGTGATTCCGTAGAAACGGCGGCTGTTGCCGCACCTGTGCCCGGCAAAGGCCAAAGCGGCACCGTGGTCCGTTCCACCGTGACCCGCCGCCTCCTGAAGAACCCGCTGGGCATCGCTTCCCTGGTGATCCTTTCCACGATTGCCTTACTGGCCATCTTCGCGCCGGTCCTTGCACCGTTCGAGGAGAACTTCGCCAACATCTCCAAAACCCTGGCGGCCCCGGACGGGGTGAACATCCTCGGCACTGACAGCGCCGGCCGCGATAACTGGAGCCGGCTGCTGTTCGGGGCACAGCTGACGCTGCTGTCGGCCCTGCTGTGCGCGGGCGTCGCCATCGCCATCGGCCTGCCCGCCGGCCTGATTGCCGGCTACTACGCTGGTAAGTTCGAAGCTGTTTCCAACTGGATTGTCAGCATCCTCATGAGCCTTCCCGGGCTGATCGTGCTGCTCACCATCCGTGCGGCGTTCGGCCCGTCCGTGTGGATCTCAATGATTGCGTTCGGCATTCTCATCAGCCCGTCCTACTTCAGGCTCACCCGGGCGGCGGTACAGTCCGTGCGGAACGAGCTGTACGTTGACGCTGCCCGGGTCTCCGGCCTCTCCGACCTGAGCATCATTGCCCGTCACATCTTCTCGGTGGTCCGCGCCCCCATCATCATCCAGACCGCGGCGATCGCCGGCGTGGCCATCGCCATCCAGTCGGGCCTGGAGTTCCTGGGCCTCGGCGACCCCACCAAGGCAACCTGGGGCGTCATGCTCTCGGAAGGGTTCAAGAACGTCTACCTGACCCCCACCCTGCTGCTCTGGCCGGCCCTGGCCATGGCCCTGACCATCGGTGGACTCGTCCTGCTCGGCAACGCCCTCCGTGATGCACTCGAGGACGGCGAGAAGATCAAGCACCGCAGGAAGCGCGCTTCGGTTTCCGCGACCTCCGGTACAACGGAACGCATGACGGCGGAACCCGCCAGGGCGCGCCAGTCACGGAAGTCTGTCGTCGCCGTCGAGAGCGGAACCGAGCACCACCTGGTCAAGGTGACCAACCTGGGCGTCGGTTACCCGCAGGCGGACGGTTCCATCAAGAAGGTGGTGGACGACGTCTCCTTCCACGTTGACCGCGGTGAGATCCTGGGCATTGTGGGGGAGTCCGGATCGGGCAAGTCCCAAACAGCGTTCTCCATCCTGGGACTGCTCCCGGACAACGCCCGCATTGTGGGCGGTTCCATCCAGTTCGACGGCAACTACACGGTTGCCCCGGGGGACGAAAAGGTCAGCCAGGAGCGGCTCACCAAGCTGCGCGGGAAGCGGATCTCCTACATTCCGCAGGAACCCATGAGCAACCTGGATCCGGCCTTCACCATCGGCTACCAGCTGGTAACGCCCATGGTCCGGGTGCTGGGAATCTCCAAGGCAGAGGCCCGCACCCGCGCGCTCAAGCTGCTCACCGACGTCGGAATCGTCAACCCGGAGCGCACGTTCGACGCGTATCCCCACGAAGTTTCCGGCGGTATGGCCCAGCGCGTGCTGATCGCCGGTGCCATCAGCTGCGAACCGGACCTGGTCATCGCTGACGAGCCCACCACCGCACTGGACGTGACGGTGCAGGCAGATGTGCTGGACCTGCTCCGCGAACTCCAGCAGCGGCTGAACATCGGTGTGGTCCTGGTGACCCACAACTTCGGCGTCGTCGCCGACTTGTGTGACCGTGTTGCGGTGATGCAGAACGGCCGGCTGGTGGAAGAGGGCACCGTCCGCGAAATCCTCCGCAACCCGAAGGAAAAGTACACGCAGACGCTGCTGGGTTCCATGCTCGAGGGCAAGGAACCGATGACCATGCTCGTCTCCCCGCCGGAAGGGCCGGTGGCCCACCGTGAAACAGCCCGCCATGCAACTGCAGAAAAGGAGCCGGTCGCGTGAGTACCCCTGCCGCTTCCCAGCACACCCCACCGCTGCTCTCCGTTGAAAACCTGGTGGTGGAATACCCCAGCAAGAAGTTCCGCGCCAAGCCGTTCCGCGCCCTGACGGACATTAACATCACCATCGGGCAGGGTGAAACCCTTGGCCTGGTGGGGGAGTCCGGCTCCGGAAAGACCACTTTGGGACGCGCCGTCCTGGGACTGGCACCGGTAACCCAGGGCAAGGTCATCTTCGAAGGCAACGACATCAGCAACGCCTCCCGCCGGGAACGCAGGACACTGAGCCGGGACCTGCAGGTGGTCTTCCAGGATCCGTATACCTCCCTCAACCCGGCCCTGGAGATCGGCGACATCCTCGCCGAGCCCCTCGCGGTTCAGGGACTGGACAAGGAAACCGCCAGGAAACGCGTCAAGGAACTGCTGGACCAGGTGGGATTGCCGTCGGACGCAGTCCACCGCCTGCCCCGCGAATTCAGCGGCGGCCAGCGGCAGCGCGTCGCCATCGCCCGCGCACTGGCCCTGTCACCCAAACTGATTGTCTGCGACGAACCGGTCAGCGCCCTCGACCTCTCCACGCAGGCGCGCGTGCTGGACCTGTTCCTGCAGATCCAAAAGGACACGGGCGTCTCCTACCTTTTCGTCTCCCACGACCTGGACGTGGTCCGGCACATCAGCCACCGGGTGGCCGTCATGTTCCGTGGCGAAATCGTGGAACAGGGTCCGGCCGAAACCGTGACCCGGAACCCCGAACACCCCTACACCCAGCGGCTGCTGCTGGCATCCCCAGTGCCGGACCCGGACCGGCAGGAACAGCGCCGTGCTGACAGGCACCGCCTGCTGGAACAGCAGCGCCAACAGACCGAACAGGCCGGGGCTGCGGCCTGAAGCCGCAGCCCACAGCTAAGACCCAAGGCCTCAGCAGGCCGGAACAACGGAGGAATGACGTGGCCAAAATAGGCGTACAAGCCATGATGCTTAAGGACAGCTTCGCCGAGATCGGAGCGTTCGAGACGCTGCGCAAGGTCAGTGCGATCGGCTACAACGCCGTGGAGATCTCGCAGATCCCCATGACACCGGAGAACGTGGCCGAACTGGACCGCTCCCGCAGCGAACTCGGCATGGACATCGCCGCCCTCTCGGTCAACGTTGAAGGACGGAAGGGCATGCCGGTGGAATCACTGGCGGAGAATTTCGACAAGATCGTGGACGACGCCAAGCGGCTGGACTCCTCCCTGCTGCGGATCGGGATGCTGCCCTTCCCCGCCATGAAGTCACTCGACGCCGTGGTGGACTTCGCCAAGCAGGCCAACGGGTATGCGGAACGGCTCCAGGAACACGGCATCAGCCTGTACTACCACAACCACCACATCGAGTTCGCGAAGTTTGACGGCAAATACATGCTGGACATCATCGCGGACAACTCCCCGGCCATGGGCATGGAAATCGACGTCCACTGGGTTCAGCGCGGCGGCCTTGACCCGGTCCGGACGCTCGAGAAGTACGCCGGACGCACGGCCATGGTGCACTTGAAGGACTACCGGATCGGGCAGATGCCGGAATCGTCGTTCGGGCTACTGGAGAAGGGCGATTTCCCCGGCTTCATGGCCGAATTCAAGAACGTGGTCCAGTTCGCCGAAGTGGGCGAGGGCAACCTGGACTTCCCCTCGATCGTTCCCGCCGCCGTCGAAGCCGGTGCCCAGTACCTGCTGGTGGAACAGGACGAACTCTACGGCCGCACCGTGTGGGACGCCCTGCAGACCTCCTACGACAACCTTGCCGCCATGGGCCACGCGGACCTTTTCTAGGTTTCGACAGGCTCAACCACCGGACCAACCACAGAAGTAAGGAAACACAGTGAGCAAGAAAGTACGCCTCGGCATCATCGGCCTGGGCCAGCAGGGCGGCGCCTACGCGAAGTTCATCACCGACGGACTGGTGCCGAACATGGAAATCGCCGCCATCTGCGACACTGACCCAGCCAAGAAGGAACTCGCCGCGGCGACCTACCCCGACGTCCCCTTCCACGACGACTACATCGCCCTGCTCGACAGCGGTGACGTGGACGCCGTCGTCACCTGCGTCCCGCACTACCTCCACCCCGAGATGGGCATCGCGGCACTGCAGCGGAACGTCCACGCCCTGGTGGAAAAGCCCGCCGGCGTCTACACCAAGCAGGTCAAGGAACTGAATGAATTTGCGGCGTCCAAGCCGGAACTCTCCTTCGCCATCATGTTCAACCAGCGCAACAACCCGCTGTACCGCAAGATCAAGGAAATTGTGGACAACGGCGAGATCGGCGCCATCCGCCGGACCAACTGGATCATCACCACCTGGTGGCGTCCGCAGGGCTACTACAACTCCAGTGCCTGGCGGGCTACCTGGGGCGGCGAAGGAGGCGGTGTCCTGGTCAACCAGGCCCCGCACCAGCTGGACCTGTGGCAGTGGATCTGCGGCGTGCCCAAGTCCGTCTACGCCAAGGTGGCCTACGGTTTCCGCCGGGACATCGCCGTCGAGGACGAGGTCACCGCCATGGTGGACTACGGCGACGGCGCCACCGGTGTCTTCGTCACGGCCACGCACGATCTCACCGGCACAGACCGCTTCGAGATCCTGGGCGACCAGGGCAAGATCGTCGTCGAAGGCTCAAAGACCGCCACCGTCACGCGCCTGAATAAGCCGGAGCGGGAACTCAGCGACGGCATGGGCATGGACGACGTCCGTAAGCTCTTCATGGGCCAGCTCAAGCCCGAGGAGTACTACACCACCGAAACCATTGAGTTCGAGTCCGTATGGGGCGGCCAGCACGCCGGAGTCCTGGAGAACTTCGCCGCCAACATCCTGGATGGCACC from Pseudarthrobacter chlorophenolicus A6 encodes:
- a CDS encoding dipeptide/oligopeptide/nickel ABC transporter permease/ATP-binding protein, whose protein sequence is MSDSVETAAVAAPVPGKGQSGTVVRSTVTRRLLKNPLGIASLVILSTIALLAIFAPVLAPFEENFANISKTLAAPDGVNILGTDSAGRDNWSRLLFGAQLTLLSALLCAGVAIAIGLPAGLIAGYYAGKFEAVSNWIVSILMSLPGLIVLLTIRAAFGPSVWISMIAFGILISPSYFRLTRAAVQSVRNELYVDAARVSGLSDLSIIARHIFSVVRAPIIIQTAAIAGVAIAIQSGLEFLGLGDPTKATWGVMLSEGFKNVYLTPTLLLWPALAMALTIGGLVLLGNALRDALEDGEKIKHRRKRASVSATSGTTERMTAEPARARQSRKSVVAVESGTEHHLVKVTNLGVGYPQADGSIKKVVDDVSFHVDRGEILGIVGESGSGKSQTAFSILGLLPDNARIVGGSIQFDGNYTVAPGDEKVSQERLTKLRGKRISYIPQEPMSNLDPAFTIGYQLVTPMVRVLGISKAEARTRALKLLTDVGIVNPERTFDAYPHEVSGGMAQRVLIAGAISCEPDLVIADEPTTALDVTVQADVLDLLRELQQRLNIGVVLVTHNFGVVADLCDRVAVMQNGRLVEEGTVREILRNPKEKYTQTLLGSMLEGKEPMTMLVSPPEGPVAHRETARHATAEKEPVA
- a CDS encoding ATP-binding cassette domain-containing protein: MSTPAASQHTPPLLSVENLVVEYPSKKFRAKPFRALTDINITIGQGETLGLVGESGSGKTTLGRAVLGLAPVTQGKVIFEGNDISNASRRERRTLSRDLQVVFQDPYTSLNPALEIGDILAEPLAVQGLDKETARKRVKELLDQVGLPSDAVHRLPREFSGGQRQRVAIARALALSPKLIVCDEPVSALDLSTQARVLDLFLQIQKDTGVSYLFVSHDLDVVRHISHRVAVMFRGEIVEQGPAETVTRNPEHPYTQRLLLASPVPDPDRQEQRRADRHRLLEQQRQQTEQAGAAA
- a CDS encoding Gfo/Idh/MocA family protein; this translates as MSKKVRLGIIGLGQQGGAYAKFITDGLVPNMEIAAICDTDPAKKELAAATYPDVPFHDDYIALLDSGDVDAVVTCVPHYLHPEMGIAALQRNVHALVEKPAGVYTKQVKELNEFAASKPELSFAIMFNQRNNPLYRKIKEIVDNGEIGAIRRTNWIITTWWRPQGYYNSSAWRATWGGEGGGVLVNQAPHQLDLWQWICGVPKSVYAKVAYGFRRDIAVEDEVTAMVDYGDGATGVFVTATHDLTGTDRFEILGDQGKIVVEGSKTATVTRLNKPERELSDGMGMDDVRKLFMGQLKPEEYYTTETIEFESVWGGQHAGVLENFAANILDGTPLLAPGSDGINGVRLANAIHLSSWTGTEVGLDFDEDVFLAELNKRIAAEGQFPERS
- a CDS encoding ABC transporter permease, translated to MIKFIAKRLGSGVMVLFVVSVLTFTLLYTASGSIAQNILGDQATPEQVAAKEHELGLDQPLFVRYFAWLGDAVSGNLGASWFTNEPVANSLATRIPVTMTMVFAAMILIAICAALIGVAAAVKRGWVDRVVQVGAIIGDSIPGFVIGVLLVTFLAIQLGMFPATSTISPEVGPEAWVVSMTLPVIALLINGVTGGAQQIRSAVIKQLERDYVRTLRSRGIGEQEILFKHVLRSAAPAGLTVLSLQLIGMLGGVVIIEQIFALPGMGPLAVAATNQTDLPVVMGVVMYTVVVVIVVNLLVDILNGWLNPKVRVS
- a CDS encoding ABC transporter substrate-binding protein; its protein translation is MKLGPKAAAAALMLSASLALTACGGGGNAGAGANAGGTTVTALTLGTLRDLTSWDPAQAHVGHALQPYQAAYDSLILREPDGKLSPMLATAWKYNDARTKLTVDLRTDVTFSDGAKFDAEAAKANLDHFKKANGPQMAQLSTVSDVAVVDADTVDINLSAPEPALEFFLSQAAGLMGSPKALGTDAIKTEPVGSGPYVMDKAASVKDSQTVFNAREGYWNKDLQKYKKLTLKILLDPTARTNALVSGQIDATLLDPKNGKQAEGAKMKLEANQVDWAGLLLLDRDGAKNPALADVKVRQAINYAFDRKTILDQVMLGQGTPTSQPFGKDSGAWSEELENYYSYDPEKAKQLLKESGFEGKVSIDVPTLPGAETLISVLKQQLADVGITLNPGAAITNTFTADVAAQKYSAMYFNLFQGEPTVAIDQIVSTKALYNPFKTTTPELEDKIKAVRTAGDAAGEEAKEVNKYVVEQAWFAPLFRVNQMYYHNDKVNVVPQAQQAVPSIYNYSPAK
- a CDS encoding sugar phosphate isomerase/epimerase family protein; protein product: MMLKDSFAEIGAFETLRKVSAIGYNAVEISQIPMTPENVAELDRSRSELGMDIAALSVNVEGRKGMPVESLAENFDKIVDDAKRLDSSLLRIGMLPFPAMKSLDAVVDFAKQANGYAERLQEHGISLYYHNHHIEFAKFDGKYMLDIIADNSPAMGMEIDVHWVQRGGLDPVRTLEKYAGRTAMVHLKDYRIGQMPESSFGLLEKGDFPGFMAEFKNVVQFAEVGEGNLDFPSIVPAAVEAGAQYLLVEQDELYGRTVWDALQTSYDNLAAMGHADLF